The Bradyrhizobium betae genomic interval CACCTTTCGGGAGATGCGCTCGACCCGGCCGGCCATCTCGCCCGCCGCGCGGCGGGAGAACGTCATCAGCAGGATGCGGCGCGGATCGCTGCCGGCGACGATCAGGTGCGCGACGCGGTGGGCCAGCGTGTTGGTCTTGCCGGAGCCGGCGCCGGCAATGACGAGCAGGGGGGCGCCCACGGTCGCGCCATCGGCCACGCCATGCTCGACGGCGCGGCGCTGCTCCGCATTGAGCGTATCCAGATATGTCGCCACGAATCGCCCCGGTGAAACGGTGAGACTCGGCGATCTGGTCGCGAATCGCAATGTGGCTGGACGGAACCGGTGTTAAGACCTAGGGACAAGATGGCCCCAAGTTCCAGCCCGAAAAGCGCACACAAGGCATGACCGAACCCAAGCCCGAGTCCAAGCCCGAGCAGTTCGAGATGCGGCGGCTGGAGTCGCTCAGCAACACCATCTTCGGCGTTGCCATGACGCTACTCGCTTACGACCTGCCGAAGGCGGCGGTGTTCACCGGCGCGCCTGACTGGAACGATCTGGCCCGGGTCTATTCGGGCAAGCTGATCGGCTTCGCGCTCAGCTTCATCATCGCCGGGGTGTTCTGGATCAGCCATCACCGGCGACTGGCGCGGCAGCCGGTGGGCAGCCGCGGTGCGGTGATGCTCAATTTGTTTTTCCTGCTGTCGATCGTGCTGCTGCCTGTCACCAACGGCCTCTACACCAACTATCCCATGAGCAGCGCGGTTGCCGTGCTCTACGGCGTGCATCTGAGCGCGATCGCGGCCCTCAACGCCTGGCTCTGGTGGAGGATATTGGGCGGCTGGGGCCATGAGATCATGGCCTCGCTGTTTCCGCTGCTCGTGTTCATTCCGGGCACGATCGTGGCGGCATTTGCGCCGCATGTCGCGCCCTTCCTGTGGTTCATCGCCTTCGGCGGGCTGCTGATCCAGCGATTCTACAAGGCGCGGACAGGGCCGGCCACGTGAGGCCGATGCTCAGCCTCGTGTCGTACCGAACCCGTCGGCCGGCACGAAAAGCTTGACCGGACGGATTTCGTAGACCGCCGACGGGTTGACCTCGCGCAGCTTGCGTGCCGCCGCAATCGCCTCTTCCTCCGTGTCGTAGTTCACGAGGTGGAAGCCCAGAAGCTGCTCCTTGGTCTCGGCGAATGGGCCGTCCAGCACCATGCCGGCGCCAGGACCGCGCAGTGTCTTGGCCTTTTGGGTGTCATCCAGGCGGGCGGCCGGGCCGAAGTGTCCGCTTGCCCGCATGGGCGCCTGAGCCTCGATGACCTTGGCGACAACGGCAGCGTCTTGCTCCGGCGTCCAGGCCAGGAGCTCGTCTTCCACGTGATAGGCCAGGATGGCGTAGAGCATCGTCACCTCGGTTGCTTATGAGTTCGCTGTCCGAAGGACGTATCACCGCGGCCGAATCCGACAAGCCCGTCGACGAAAATATTGCGTCGCGACGCGCGTGACGAAACCGTCCTGAAACCCGATTACGGCCTTGCGGCGTGAACGCTGCCCAAAGCCGAGGCGACTGATGGCCACCAAGAACACTTCGGAGGCGGCCATGTCGACCATCAAGATCATCTGCGACGCGCGTCGGACGGGACAATCGGACGCCGCGGATCTGCACGACCAGAGCGGCCACCACCGTTATTACGGCAGCTCGGCCGAGAACGGCGGCGAGCGCATCGTCGAAAGCCGCCGCGGCAAGCGCCCGCGCGCGCCGAACGTCTGCGGCTTCTGAAGCCTCGCTCTTTGAGACAGCTTGCGACCATGAATGTTCTGCAGATATCGATCGCCGCGATGCCGTTCCTGCTCTCGCTCGTGAGCAGGTCCAGCAAGGCGATCGTGCCATGCCTGGTTGTGGGCATCTTCACCGTGCTGCTCGGCGATGCGCCGCCCCGCGCCGCCATGGCCTGGTGCATCGGCATCCTGATCGCCGCCGTCGCGGTGCGCGAGCGGCTCCGGGCGATCTGAGCCGGACCGCCGCCCCCTCCCAACCAGGACCAAAAGAAAAGGCGCGGCGGGGAGAACCCCGTCGCGCCCGATTTCTTGCTCGCTGGTCCAGGGCTGAGAGCGCCCCGATGCCAAGCCCTTCTCAGAACTTAGCGGGCGATCCCAGCGAGGTGACAGCGCTTGGTAAGAGACACTGGATCACCTCCTTTCGTTGGTTGCGGAAGATCACAATATAGGCCGGGAGCCCGCCGCTGTTAAGGGGAGGGTGGCAGCGGGTGGAACCGGCCCTGTGCACAAGGGACGGAAAGCGGCCCCGGGGCCGCATTTAGGGCGATAAAGCCACAGCTGGGGCAGTTGAGACCGCCGCCCGGCCGTGTTAGGGAGCCGGTGATGCGGGTGTAGCTCAATGGTAGAGCAGCAGCCTTCCAAGCTGAATACGAGGGTTCGATTCCCTTCACCCGCTCCAGTCGATCATCGGTGAGCAGTTAGAGCTTTGGCCTCTCCGAATTGACGGCGCCCGCGACGGCGAGGCTGGACTTTCAGATTGTTGTCGTGCGGTTGACTGATCTAAGGTTGCGATTGTAGGAATCGCCTAAATGTTATTTAATGTCCTCAAGGCGCTCTTGTTTTAGTCGATCCAAGGGCAGATTTTAAGCTGTCCTTGAGATGGTGCGTCTAAGACCGAAGCTGGTTTTGGGGCATCTTCATTGATCGGCGATGGGTTCCATGGCGCACCGAATGCCGGTTCAGCTGATCGAAAAGACGAAACTCCGCTCAAGCGTTTGGCTCACGTTCTGGGATGGAAAAGCTCGGGCGCAGCTTTCGATCCAGGTGAACGGCGACGCCCCAGAGTATGATGTTGGAGATGTATTCGCTCTTGATCGTGAGCCAATAGGCTCGAAGGTTGAGTTGACGCCGATCAGCGGACACATCGACGAGGATCTTTTACTGATACCGCGCAAGTCCTCGAGGCGCTCTCCAAAGCTCGGTTCACACGTGAGGAAAAGTCCGTTGGGTGGTTTCACCTTTACGGAGGAAGAGCGCAGAGTGCACATCGGGCTTCGAGATCAGGATCGCCCAAATCTGAAAGTCAAATCGGTGAGATCGGTCGCCAAGTCCACCGAGCGCGAAATCAAGAAGAAGTCAGATGCGCGGACACTGCCCATCCACGGCACGATCGTAAAATAAGAGTCCTTAGATGGGGACGGTGCTGGCCGTTCCCTATGTTCCATCGGGGGAAGCGATTGAGTCCCTGGCGAGTCTGCCAAGGGACGCGCTCTTGTCGACCGTTGCGGTCAATGTCGATGGTCATCTGCTGTCGATGAACTATCCGCAACTCCAACCTGGCGATGTGTTCCTCTTCGACGGCGGTAAGCCCGATCCGCTGCTGCCCAGAGCCATTCCGCGATTTCAGGCTCGCATCTTCGGTGATGAGGCCAACGTCATTAAGTGGCGTCATGTCGGGATATTGGACCGAAATTTCCAGGTTTGGGACGCGATGCCGAGTCTGAATGTTCGCGCAAGACCGTTGCGCGAAGTATTGGTCGATGTCGGTCGCATCTGCGTAGTTCGCCCCAAAAAACCGATCGATCCCGATAGACTCAGCGAGGGCCTCCTCGAATTTTCGCGTGGCCAGTACAGGATCTTCACCTCCGATACCGCCGGCGAATTGGTGAAAAGGCTTCTTGTTCGTTTGCCGGTCAAGGAAAGAAGCAGCTCAAAGCAAGAAGACAGGTGCCAAACCCGAATTTTGTAATCTGCTCGACCTTCGTCACGTATGTCCTGCGCTATACGACAGGCTTCAACTTCTTGAAGCATTGTGCGGTGCAGGTGCCCGCCGACTTTGCCGCTGACAAGGACTTTGCGTTCTTGGAGCTGGAGTGGTGTCGGCTTGATCTTCAGCCGCCAGTGCAGCCCTCCACAATACCCCCGCCGCCACCAAGTGAGATTGGTGAACTGCCATCTTGATGGCTCGCTTGCGTGAGGTTTTGCCGAAGGGGCGACTTCACACTGTCCGCTTGCAAACGCCGCCAATCGGATGCGAGGAGCATCACCGCTCCCGCAAACTCTCCTGCCCATACCGGATCAGCGGCGATATCACATAGCTGATGATCTTCCGTGTCCCGGTCTTGATCTCCACCGTGACGGCCATGCCGGGCGCGAGATTGACCGTGCGGCCGTCGATGTCCATTTGCGAGCGGTCGAGCGAGACGCGGGCGGAGTAGACCAGCTCCTGGCCCTTGGGCTCGCTGGAGGCGGTGTCGGTGCCGGCGGGGGGATCGCCGGGCTTTTCCGGCGGCTTCTGGCGGACGATGGCGTCCTGGGAGACGCTGAGCACCTTGCCGCTGCGCAGGCCGTAGCGGGTGAAGCTGAAAGTGTCGACCTTGATCGCGGCTTCCTCGCCGGGCTGGACGAAGCCGATGTCCTTGTTGGAGATCATTGCCTCGATCTCGAGGCCGCCGCTGGTCGGCACCACCACCATCAGCGTCTGCGCCGGTGTCACGACGCCGCCGACCGAGTGAACGGCGAGCTGCTGGACGATGCCGTCCTCCTGCGCGGCGAGGCGGAGCAGGCTGGTGCGCTGCTCGGCCTTGACGATGTCCTGGCGCAGGCCCGCCGCCTTCTGCTCGACCTTGGCGAGCTCGTCGAACAGGCCGCGCTGGTATTCCGCCTCGGTGCGCCGCAGCGTCTCCTCGATGCCGCCGACGGCCGCATCGGCCTCGGCATAGTGGCTCTTCTGGACCAATAACTCCTGCTGTTGCGCGACCAGATCCTGCGTCTCCGTCAAATATTGCAGCTTCGAGCCGAACTCGCGGTCGACGAGATATTTTCGGACGTCGACCCGCTGCTGCATGATCGGGATCAGCGCGCTGATCTTGCCGATCGTCGCCTCGGTGGTCGATCGCTCCGCCTTCTTCTGCGTACCCTGCCATTCGAGCGAGGTGATCTTCGAGGCCTGCTCGGCGGCCTGCGAGGCCAGGAAGCGCTTTGCCGTTCGGATCTGCTCGGTGGTCGCGCGCGTGGGCGCGATGAACTTGGAGGGATCGCCGCCGGCCAGCGCAGCGTGCAGGCGCGCGATGTCGAGCTCGCTCGCGAGCAGGTCGCTCTGGAGATGGCCGAGCTCGGCCTGGCTCATGGTCGGATCGAGCTCGATCAGCAGGTCGCCCGCCTTGACGCGCTGGCCGTCCTGCACGTGGATGGCGCGCACCACCGCGGTCTCGAACGGCTGGATCACCTTGGTGCGGCCGTCGGGCACGATCTTGCCGGTCGCGGTCGCGATGATGTCGACGGTGCCGATGCTGGCCCAGACCAGCGCGATCAGGAACACCGCGGAGATGGACGCGGAAATGGTGCGTCCGATCGGGGAGGGCGGGGTCTCCACGATCTCGAGCGCGGCGGGAAGGAACGCCAGCTCGTCGCGCGTGCGCGTCGGGCTGCGCAGCGAGGCCATCATTGCCTTAGCCGACTTCATGGATGCCTGCCTGGACACGGTGCAGCGTGGCGTAGCGGCCGCCGCTGCGGATCAGCTGGTCGTGCGAGCCGTCCTCGACGATGCGGCCGCGCTCCACGGTGATGATGCGGTCGGCTGCGCGCACGGTCGAGAGACGGTGGGCGATGATCAGCACGGTGCGGCCCGCGGTGATCTCGCGCATGTTCTGCTGGATCACGCGCTCGCTCTCATAGTCGAGCGCGGATGTCGCCTCGTCGAAGATCAGGACGCGCGGATTGGTCGTCAGCGCCCGCGCGATCGCGATGCGCTGG includes:
- a CDS encoding HlyD family type I secretion periplasmic adaptor subunit produces the protein MKSAKAMMASLRSPTRTRDELAFLPAALEIVETPPSPIGRTISASISAVFLIALVWASIGTVDIIATATGKIVPDGRTKVIQPFETAVVRAIHVQDGQRVKAGDLLIELDPTMSQAELGHLQSDLLASELDIARLHAALAGGDPSKFIAPTRATTEQIRTAKRFLASQAAEQASKITSLEWQGTQKKAERSTTEATIGKISALIPIMQQRVDVRKYLVDREFGSKLQYLTETQDLVAQQQELLVQKSHYAEADAAVGGIEETLRRTEAEYQRGLFDELAKVEQKAAGLRQDIVKAEQRTSLLRLAAQEDGIVQQLAVHSVGGVVTPAQTLMVVVPTSGGLEIEAMISNKDIGFVQPGEEAAIKVDTFSFTRYGLRSGKVLSVSQDAIVRQKPPEKPGDPPAGTDTASSEPKGQELVYSARVSLDRSQMDIDGRTVNLAPGMAVTVEIKTGTRKIISYVISPLIRYGQESLRER
- a CDS encoding YciI family protein, which encodes MLYAILAYHVEDELLAWTPEQDAAVVAKVIEAQAPMRASGHFGPAARLDDTQKAKTLRGPGAGMVLDGPFAETKEQLLGFHLVNYDTEEEAIAAARKLREVNPSAVYEIRPVKLFVPADGFGTTRG
- a CDS encoding TMEM175 family protein, translating into MTEPKPESKPEQFEMRRLESLSNTIFGVAMTLLAYDLPKAAVFTGAPDWNDLARVYSGKLIGFALSFIIAGVFWISHHRRLARQPVGSRGAVMLNLFFLLSIVLLPVTNGLYTNYPMSSAVAVLYGVHLSAIAALNAWLWWRILGGWGHEIMASLFPLLVFIPGTIVAAFAPHVAPFLWFIAFGGLLIQRFYKARTGPAT